Part of the Lycium ferocissimum isolate CSIRO_LF1 chromosome 6, AGI_CSIRO_Lferr_CH_V1, whole genome shotgun sequence genome, AAGCTTCTCATTACTAGAGTCTTTCAGTTCTTACCCAAGCTCTTTCTTACTAGTTAATCAAGTATTACAAGAACTGTATCTTATCTTATAGCCCGGCGCCGCAGGCGGAGGGTAAAGTGGGAAGTTTAAGATAAGAttatttccaaatatagaaatgtgccaTTAGTTTTTAACACGGACTGTAAGAAAATGGTGTCACATAAACTAAAACGGAAGGACTATATACTTTTGCTGAAATCATTGAGCCTgctgtttctttttctttcattcttttcttcttcttttttttttttttttttttttccttttcttgattcTTTATCCCAATTTTTTGGTACTACAAAAAATTTGTTATAGAAAAGATGTACAAACCTTCCGAGGTGAATTTGTTCATGAAGTATGGAGATGTCAATCACAGCAGCAAAAATTTGAATGAAGGGACTATATGCAGAGGTGAAGACTGCACCCTTTTGCTTTACACACCATGACATGACCACATAGCATAAACCTGATCCGACAACTCCCTGTAAATACACATGAAcattttattcaaattttcacaTTCTTGAATGAAAATATGGTTATAATCAACTACAGTCAGACCTTTCTATAACAGTCATCCTTTATAACAATATTTCACTATAACAGCCATGTTTTTTTGTGGAACTAATCTTTCATGATATGTTAaattatatgttctctataaaAGCATTTAGCTATAACAGCCAAAAAAACATCGGGACAaacgatgttgttatagagaagtttgACTgtaaaaaaagacataaaaataaacaagaaaatatgagaTTACTTACAGCATATATGACAGTTGAGATCTCTAAAGTTCCTTTCATAAACCATGTGGAAGTGTTTCTGTCAATGACCAAACTCAAGATTGCAGATTGAATGGCTCCAAAAAATGACATTATTGCTGTGCTAGAATACTGATAAGGATAGTCCTTCCCAATCCTAGCTTGTATGAGGAACCACGAAGACCAAACGAGGCTCCCCGCGAATAAAAAACAGGAACCAATAATCCAACTCTTTGTGTTGTGGTTCATTTCAACTTCTGGTGCTGATTTGTTAATCAATGGCATTCCTTTGTATAGAGTAAGTACTAAGGCTCCACCAAGACAACATAACGTGCCTAATGCCTTAGCTCTCCCACTTTTGCATTTCATATTTATGTTCTCTTGCCTGCAAAAAATTTATGATAAAAAACTTAACACCTTCCCTTCTTATTACTTTTTCAATatgaaaacaaaaaacataCACCTTGGTTGACACGAGTATATAAGTCATGTAATACTATTGAATAACAAGCCTGATGCTTTACAAGATAACGGTGCAGAAGTCATCAATGAGTCTTGAAGAATCAAATGTGCACCAGAGTGGTAGTTGTTTGTGCTTACCCGAGTAGCAATGCCATAATGAATGTGTTGATGGGCACCATATTGATGAATGCGCAACTAAATGTTGTTGAGGTGTACTTTAACCCAATTAGGAAGAAATATTGAGTGAGCGTACCCCTGAAAAGAGCGATCTTTCTCAGAGTTTTTCGTCATTGGCTAAAGCATGCCATAATCTTTACTGAAACAAATGTCATGAAGATACTTTATCACATAGAATGAGTAGAACGCTCACCCCAAAAGTGCACTGAAAAACAGAGAACAGACGACGCGACCTGTCAAATTCGATATAGAATTCCTGCAAGGGAATGAAGATCTTGTTGTTAAAGCTGACGTGGAAATTAAACCCTCTAATCAGTGCACAATGTTTAAAAAGTCATACCTTTCTAGGAAACACGCGATGGGGGTTAAGATCATCACAGCAATTGAAAACCTGTATGTACTTATCACCAATTTATTCATTCCTTTACTGAGGACTTTTTTAAATAGAGCATTTACAACTGCCAGagcaaattcaacaaaaatcaTTGCAGCTGATGCCTTCCATTTCTCGAAGAAACTCATTTCTAACAGCTCACTGTCACTTTCTAATTCGAGTTGTCCTTACTTGGTAAACCACATTTGGTGCATAGACACATGTAATCCAGTATATATAGTAAACATCAGGAAGCATACAGAATAGGAAATTGATTCTCTTACATCACATCATTgttttttgggtcaaatatCTCCATGTGTATAATGTTCTTGAAGCCACTTTCTACAACTATTTAATTGAATCGTCCGCGTTGGCGATTGGTCGAATCAAGTCTCTTTTAATATTCTATGCAACATCAACTTATGACCTCAAAAATTATATGCAAGTTTCTCATGCTTTTTATTTCTTCCATTGAGTCATGTTGAGTTTGACTCTGAAGACTAGAATAACCACAATCACTCTGGTTTTTCCACAAGAAGGCATTATAATTTACTAATGAAAGTTGTGAGCATTTCAGAACGTGGATGCAGATACAATATTAAGCATCACTTTAGGCATCTTATCCTTCTACTTTTGGAAAGAAACACCAGTTTCTCTGCCTTAATTTATTAGTATTTTTTATAAAGTGGGAGAAGAACAATATGTCTAATCTTTTAAAGCTAATATTATTGGTTTGAAGCTGCTAGAGAACTTTCAATGTACTCTTAACCTCTGATATTTTAGGTTAATAATGGACAGTCCACAAGcgtttttttccttctttagaCCCCGCAACTAAGTAGCTACATAAAGCTTTGCAAGATCAAGATGTGGCATAGGACGTTCCATTTTGCATGTTCTTAGATGGTACGGGACAAAATGGAGTCCCATCATTTACTTTAGTTAGAACAGCATATGTGTGGACGTCCAGGATTCGCTTAGCGGTCACAACAAGGGGAAGATGCAGTGCTTTAGTTACAGGTTCATCTGAATCCAGTAACTTTGGTTCAAACCTTGTATATGTGTAAAAGTTTAACTAAATATAAGTACAAATAATAAATCTTGAGCCCAGTAGATCAAATGAGCTGTAATAGAATACTGAACTCGAGCCGATAATATTTAAATCTTGGTTCTGCCTTTGCAGTTACAACCAGGGTGGATGCACGctggttttagaaaaatacaaTAGTGATGTTAATCTgaaataaagaaacaataaaaaaaacttatcAACATTTTTGTATCAAGGTTAGCCACTTCCTTGAAAGCGTTTTGGTCCAGTTAGGATGTGAATCGTTTTAACTGCTAACTGACTATGATACAAATTGTTTTAACCACTCCCCAAGGTTGCACACTAAATCCAAATACGTTCATGGCTGAAAGTTTGAAATTTGCATAAAATAATGTAATTCATAAAGAAGGCTGGTTTATATAGGCCACAAAATTAGAGGTTAAATTTGGAATGTACCTCCACATGCCATATTTAGATTAGGCTCCACGTGTATCGCCCACAGGGAGAGGGGTGGGGGGCAAATTGACCAATTTTGCCTTTAAGCTCTTTTCTCATTTGTATGTCGCCCACTGGGAGAGGGGTGGAGGGCAAATTGACCAATTTTGCCTTTAAGCTCTTTTCTCATTTGTGTGTCGCCCACTGGGAGCGGGGTGGAGGGCAAATTGACCAATTTTGCCTTTACTCATATGCGCGACACCACTGTGTTTTACTGTCTCTTTAAAACTGCAGTAAAGGATAATTCAATATAGGGAGGAAATAGAGTTCTTCCTACTTAATCGATGAGGGACTTTTATCTAtcacataagataaagaaagaagaaagaacccccaaaaacttttattcttTGCATTATTTAAAAGGTTTATATATGCCGGCAGGTGAAACCTTGAGGTTTGCCTGAACCCATTAACTTTGTATCAAATTTGTATTTTTGTTAAGAGAATTACTAAATATGttcaaatattaaatatttaacTCAGTAATTAAATTGGTTCTGCCTTTGATATCCTGAATCcataaaattcatttttttgcgcggattgccctttttttggggtggtctttaaattttgccccttatatttgtggtctttaaattatgcccctcatattgctggtctttaatttttgctctttgCGTTGCAACCCTGATCAAGCAGAAATCATGAAgctctgggttcgaacccccctttcaagcataaattaaaaaaaaaaaaattgcaaggcaagagTTGGGTCGCGTGTTTTTGGGACCCGCATACtgtttgttaaggaattaccaaagttatgccggacccaacatactcatgccttatgggcagacttggcataagtatgccgggtcaagcataactttggtaattccttaacaagtttatgtcGGGTCTGGCATACTTATGGgaaaacttttagttaagccttaactaaaagtcttttctagttatgccttataaaaggacttttagttaagacacaactaaaagtatgccccataaggcataactaaaagtattcCCCATAGGCTTTAACTTTTATAagcgcataactaaaagtttgtcttataagacaaagtccatgtcttaaggaaaagttatgccttatggggcatacttttaattatgccttaactaaaagtctaccccataaggcataactagaaaaagacttttagttaaggcttaactaaaagtttgccccaaaaggcataactaggaaaagtgtaacatcccgtaaatccgaatTAGGTATGAATGTATAAATCtagtataaaggtgatattttagctatacgaATCTATTTGGGATGAACTCAGGTGATAAACAGTctttttgaagtcaaaccaaaaagtgaagttcttaaggccttctaaatttgTCTAAGTCTAGGACAGTCTATACTTATAGCCTGTTTTCGGGTACTTGCGTTAGGAATTTGTGAAAACTTCctcttgaaagttgtagccctttgaaatacctttccaacggtatattatggggtcGAGGGGAcatttgtacaaaaagttatggccattttactgaaggattACAGTGCAGTTAGTTCAccgatcatgttatacgaactggttatacggcccatataattttatacggaccgtataactcgtcCGTACTTCAGGACGCTCCAAATCGACATTCTGTTCAGCCATGataaatatggtcatattatacggaccgtataatacgTCCATATAACCTCCGcctcacttttgtataaatccaagccttgagttcttctatttcattattcacaattccaagccctagcaacaatccaaaacatcaaggtaagtcaatccaaacccctccaactcaattctaacatatattctaataatctaagcaagaaatcattgttcctaaactagggttttcaagaaaatcaatctcaaggttcaagaaatcaagatttaggaaatcttctccaaaattcaagtctttaattcaagattttggagcaattaaggtatgtagaacttccatccatatgtgggaatctctacgttcttccccatgctccgtttcttgatatccatgaagttcaaatcctagggcattaaacccaacatattggtagcccgtatttatgtatttatgtacatgaactttgtatctatattcgttattgtattcctaatcttccattatggttattaggaaccctagcttaatccatgaattatgaattcttcctcatgtgttctcattatgtttatatgaaactttatgattttatctagcaagttacaagcatgttttcaagtcaattatatatataattatgaactattgttattacttatgaatcaagaacatgtttgcaagactttGACAACTTATCTCAAGAAACCATATtgcaagatatttcatgaaaccatgttacaagttatttcgtgaaatcatgattacaagttatttacaagttatttcacgataatcatgggcttcttagccaaatatatcatgttcatgtttttgggagttgcttagTTAACGGAAGGCTCGGATAGcacgaaactacgtagccaccgtaggataagggttgtcgcgaggaggcaacaccttcattatgcggttggatccttacatgcttattattacttaaatctcatatcccggcaaggtgtgagtgttctggtaggacgcaagtactagatcatgttgtcggttatactatagcattccccacgttataagcgttttatatacatgtatttccattgattttgTTTTTCGAGACTTTACCCACGTTTTATGCTCGTATTCGAAGTTACATTCGATTTcggttcatgtcctatacctatgtggtgccatgttcttcatttcaaacgggttttacatactagtactattcaccatgtactaacgtcccttttgccggggcaCTTCGCGGTACGGTATACCGATTTTCGTGAGCATACGCGCCGCGATGGGATCACCTCAATTATCGACTTATTAGTGAGCCCCGCTCCTCTCGGGGGTTCGACGGAGTCCGCATTAGTATTCGGTTTATGGTAATCCGGGGCCATGTCCGGTAGTTAGTATTcggacatgttttagaggtttcatagatgATATTAGCTCGCGAGTcgattatgctttcatgtttgcgtactattacgttttcatgaattttcatgctatgagataatttcaagactttattcgcaaattacattttcatgattcatttaaattgcatcatatagattatatcgttttgatgcccatgttgacaagcaagccatgaggttcgctcggacacatgcaagcaaggcccgagtgccgtgttacgcccaggccatggttcagggcgtgacaaaaagacttttagttaaggcttaattAAAAGTTTGCTCATAAGTATGCTGGATCCGgtataaacttgtgaaggaattaccaaagttatcttgggacccggcatacttatgccaagtctgcccataagacATAAGTATGTCGGGTTATGCATAACTttagtaattccttaacaagtgtatgccggtgggagcatagcgaaatttaaactctgccttgcgaatttttttaaaatttttgactaaaTTGGGGTTCGAACTagaacccatgggttttagccgaacggcaaaatttaaaaattttaaatatgaggggcaaaatttaaagaccaccccaaaagaagccccataaaattcaaatttgaattCGGCTCTGAACATATCCTCCAATTTTGAGTCATATCAAATTCAAAGACAGAACAAAATATAACCCGCTAATTTCCTACACAAAAGTACGTTGCGACACAAAGACACTTTATTTAGCTTGCTTTAAACATGTACAACTCCTTTTTACATTTCTACATTTTCATTTATGTTCTTGCTTTAAAATTTCCTCACAATGTACTTTGAGAGATTTACCCCAAACTAATTGGAACTGATTCTTTTGTTGAAACTTAATTAATAATCAATTgttgtatttaattattttacttcTTAATTAAACTTAATTTATGCctttaatttcttctttttgtagtgtaaataaagaaataaaactaGTTTATTCAGTATCACGAAGAGTCCATATTCCTCCAACGTAGGATGAAACATAAGACGAAATTATTAATTGCCACCCACAAAGCTGTTCGAGCAATTattataattaaagaaaatccaTGCAAAGGCAAAGTTACTAATTTGACTAATCAAATAATTGAATAACCGGGTCAACTGTTTCTTCTTTTAGTTTTAATTATTCTCAAACATCTCTTTTGAATTAGAGAACacatgagattttttttttcatgtagtTAATGGCATCTTCTTGTTTACTAATTCCTCCTCTGTATGAATGAATAAAACTCTGGAGAAAAATAATGTTTTTCGAGAACCCcaacaataaaaaattaatacttTGTAATGAATCATAATTAAACAAGAATTAGTCTAGTTGCAGCACAAATGGCCTCATGATTCTTGGAGAATATTTTCTACCACTAATTTGATTACTGAATTATGAAAGGACGCCAttacatattttaaataatgaACATTGTCAAAATAAACAATCAGGATCATGTATTAAATTAATGAACAATAAGTAAACAGCAGGGGCGCATTTAGAGCATGCCGAGGGTGTTCtggtgaacaccctcggcaaaaaaatATAGTGTAATATAGGAtagattttctgtgtttatgtacatatattaacttttgaacaccctaaataaaagcaaaaggttagctcaagcggtccggggtgttcaaaattgtcaTTGCGTCCTAGGTTCGCACCCCCTGAATGAAAATATTGGATCCGCCGTTGGTAAACAGAAGTCACATACATGCTTTTCTATCACAGTACGGTTGTAGATTTTACACCCACACATTAGGAGAATATCTAGTAAATTAATCTTTAAAATAGTAGCTATGATGATTAAAATAAAGTAGTCAAAGATCATTGAGAATCACTAATATAATATTGAAAGTAGAATATGACAAAGGTGGTGGAAATTAGGCAAACGGAACTATATCATTGTTGCATGAGCCACCAGAAAAAAGTGTTATTCTTCATCGACTAAAATGCATTACACCAAAAATATCTGCTCGGCGGTTTTAAAAAACCT contains:
- the LOC132060876 gene encoding WAT1-related protein At3g30340-like isoform X2, yielding MACGVVNALFKKVLSKGMNKLVISTYRFSIAVMILTPIACFLERNSISNLTGRVVCSLFFSALLGGTLTQYFFLIGLKYTSTTFSCAFINMVPINTFIMALLLGQENINMKCKSGRAKALGTLCCLGGALVLTLYKGMPLINKSAPEVEMNHNTKSWIIGSCFLFAGSLVWSSWFLIQARIGKDYPYQYSSTAIMSFFGAIQSAILSLVIDRNTSTWFMKGTLEISTVIYAGVVGSGLCYVVMSWCVKQKGAVFTSAYSPFIQIFAAVIDISILHEQIHLGSILGSILVIVGLYILLWGKSKEAENLKNSPTTAKNGQVTLPVTSSPSHS
- the LOC132060876 gene encoding WAT1-related protein At3g30340-like isoform X1; translation: MSFFEKWKASAAMIFVEFALAVVNALFKKVLSKGMNKLVISTYRFSIAVMILTPIACFLERNSISNLTGRVVCSLFFSALLGGTLTQYFFLIGLKYTSTTFSCAFINMVPINTFIMALLLGQENINMKCKSGRAKALGTLCCLGGALVLTLYKGMPLINKSAPEVEMNHNTKSWIIGSCFLFAGSLVWSSWFLIQARIGKDYPYQYSSTAIMSFFGAIQSAILSLVIDRNTSTWFMKGTLEISTVIYAGVVGSGLCYVVMSWCVKQKGAVFTSAYSPFIQIFAAVIDISILHEQIHLGSILGSILVIVGLYILLWGKSKEAENLKNSPTTAKNGQVTLPVTSSPSHS